AGCGCTGCCCGCGGCTCCTCACGGCCCCGGTTGTGGGTTTGGAGGCGGGCAGGGGGAGCCGCAGGGACGGGCGGCGTGGTGAGACGGAGCTCGGCACCTGGAGAGCCGGAACTCACTCGGCTTGTCCTGGAGTTGTCCCTCTGGAAGTGCACAGGGAGTTGCTGACTCTCCTCTTTGGCACCGGCCACCTGTGATTTTGCGTTAACcgtagaatcatagaatgtgctgagttggaagggacccatcaggatcatcgagtccaactcctggccctgcacaggacaccccaagaatccCTCCAAGTGTCAGAGCATTGTCCGAGCAGCTCTGGAGACCCCTCTCACCCCCTCAGAGCGAGGGTCTCTTTGGAACTGGTGCCATTTTCACCCGTGGGCTGGTGGTAGCAGGTTTCTCTGGGAGGTTTACTTTCAAAGTTTACTCTGTCTGATAGTGTTGTGCAAGCAAAGCCAAGATATCGAGGCTTCCGCACAGATCCAGCCCCTGCCACAGCCCTCGCTGCCGCCGGCTGcgcccatcccagcccctcagggcacccCGTCTGTGGAGGAGCTCATCCAGCAGAGTCAGTggaacctgcagcagcaggagcagcatctCCTGGCCATGAGACAGGTTGGTTTGAGATGAGCACTCATCTGGTGTGTCCCGGCCTGTCAGTGGGATTAGGAGTGAAGGGGGAAAGGATGGTTtagtgctgagcagagctggaggtgaGGAGAAGGGATGTTGCTTTCCTTACTTTTGTTGTGTGGCAAACACCATTGTTCCCCTAGAATGGATGTGTCTGATGTGTAGGTTGGGTTATGATTGCATATGGGTTATGTTATTATGGGATGAGTGATCTGTGATTAAAACCTTCTATTTGCTCTTTGAAAAATCTTGTTAGTTTTAGAGTGGAATAAATTGTGACTGCTTTAACCTTGGTTTGATGCTGCAAATTGCTGGGAACTGCAAGATATTCCAGTTTGTAGTATTCTGACTTATACTGGAGGGGAACTGTGTGCTATCAGCTAGCTGATTTTTGCAGATGTTTAACTGTTAAAGCTGCTGAAAACCAAACTGAAGAGTTCATTGTGCCTTGGTTATGTTCCTTATGCTTAAGagtttttgtaattattttttattacatGATAGATTTTAGAAgtagaagtagaaaagtaaaCTGGAAGTGGAGAAGTAAACTGGATTTCTCCAGGAAAATATGAAGAGTCTTTTCTTTTCAGAACGAAAGAATTGAAACATTTTCATGAAGTCACAGTGCCTGTAAAAGATTTTGGTTTTTGAGATTGCCACTTAGGTCCAAGAGGATAAGGATACAGCAGCTTCATTCTTTAAAAGAGTTTTGGCTGTAATgtaattctttctctttttttttttttcctttattttgttcttgttttattCAGGAACAAGTCACATCAGCAGTAGCCCTTGCAATCGAGCAACAAATGCAAAAAGTTTTGGAGGAAACCCAGTTAGATATGAACGAATTTGACAACTTGTTGCAGCCAATAATTGACACTTGCACAAAAGATGCAATCTCAGTAAGTGATCTGAATCTGCACAGGGATTTGGTGGCACTGTGTGTCCATTTGAATTTTGAGATTCTCTGTACATTACCAACAGCTTTATATCCATGTTGTGTGGCAGGTTAGATGAAAGCTGTTACCTGAAAACCTTCCTGCAGTTATTTCAGAACTATAGGAAGCCTATATCATGGGAACACATTAGACtgactaaaaatattttaaaatttgcttttctaaGGCTGGCAAGAACTGGATGTTTAGTAATGCCAAGTCTCCTGCTCACTGTGAGTTGATGGCCGGGCACCTGCGGAACCGGATAACGGCGGACGGAGCTCACTTTGAGCTGCGCCTGCACCTCATCTACCTGATCAATGATGTTTTGCATCACTGGTAAGAATTCAGTTCTGGGCTTCAGTTTGCTGTTTTGATCAAGTTTTTCTCCTAGATACAGTGTTGGTTTGACTAGTCACTtcatattttattgtttttatcaGCTGTCCTTAGATGTCCATAGATTTGATCTAGTGCTTTAGTAATCAAATTTAGGTAAAACCATTTTACCTACTTTGTGTATTTTTCCTCCAGACAAGATTTTACAATAAAGTCATTCGGGAGAGAACACTCTATTTCATGATTCCGCTACTTTTAGTATAGCAGAAGTTGAGATTAATTGAATATTCCAATGCACTTGGTGTTATAGTGAAGAAGATAACTCTGCCCATTCCTTTCTTGAAGCCAGAGGAAGCAAGCACGAGATCTTCTGGCTGCTTTACAGAAGGTGGTGGTGCCTATTTATTGTACCAGTTTTCTAGCAGTGGAGGAAGATAAGCAACAGAAAATTGCCAGAGTGAGTATCTGGTTTTGGTTTAACTTTGACTTTTGCTTTGTTAGGTTGGTGCTGTGTAAATTCACAAATAGGCAGGTGCAAGAAGGTGAGTGAGATTTTTCTAGTCTGATTGTTTTCATAAAGTTTATTATAGAAGGTGCTCTAGTACACATTTAAAATAGAACTTCAAAGTCCTTAGGCTTTATTTAAGAGTTATCACAATGATGAATGCATCTGAATCTTTAATAAttcaaaaataattagaaaaatccTAGGTCTTATGAAAAGCTGAAGACACAAAAATGCTGTGGCTCAGTATTTCTTTGATTGTTCATAATTTCTAAAATCTTTTCACTCTTATTCATGCAGCTTCTTCAGctatgggagaaaaatgggtaCTTTGATGAGTCCATTATTCAGCAGTTACAAAGCCCAGCTCTTGGACTTGGCCAGTACCAGGTTAGCCACAAAAATATCAGTTTTCTTATTtatacaaatattttgaaaatgattttccttttcaaagtataatgttaatttttgtctcccttcccctcccttgaAGTTGCTTACAAGGGATTacaaaaaataatgtaaaatataacCTTGCTATTTCAAACATTCAATAATCCAGCTGCTGATGTGGCCCTGGATACAGGATACAGACTGATACAGTCCTGTACATATTTGACAGTGTCTTGTATGGCAGGGAGTGTTTGGTtaaaaggaaacaaggaaacagGGCTTTAAATTGGATACATTGAATATAAAAATTGTAGTGGCAGCAGgaacttttcctttttattattaGTAATGAATGCTGTTGGTTTGAGCTGTATTGGAAAGGCAGTACTAAAGGTGGTGGGTTTCAGCTCGCAGAGAATGTTTTGGAAATCTCCACAAAGCTTTGTAATGACACTGGGTGGTTCTGCCACCATTATCCTGCATCCTCAGGCATTTTTTGGGAGAGAGGATGAAGGGCAATACAGGGAATTTGGAACAAGTGGATAAGGTGGGTGTTGTAGGTTCAGTGTTCACTtgttcttaatttcttttaccAGGCAAATCTGATCACTGAATATGCAACGGTTGTCCAGCCTGTGCAAGTGGCTTTCCAACAGCAGATTCAGAACCTGAAAACTCAGCACGAGGAGTTTGTGAACAGTTTaacgcagcagcagcagcagcagcagatccaaATCCCCCCCCTAGAGAACGAGGTGAAATCAACACCCCCACCTCAGgcccccacagcagccccagcctcagctccacCATCTGTTCCAGTCACACAAGCAGGTACTGACCTGACCTGGGACCTGTGCAAAATTCACTGGCTGACAAtgttatgcctttttttttttccactcctaTTACAGCGACttgagtgggtcgctgctggtgagagagagatggtgaatTTTGTATCTTGATTAGAAggtttatttattaatatatgatataatacattatagttatactaaatagaatacatagagagaggtttgcagagctgctagctaagtTAAGAAAAGATAGAGAAGAACTcacaacaaagttgtggttAAGGACTCAGTTTTTTGGCTTGAAttggtgattggctcttaattataaacatagaaaatgagccaatcaaggtgtttttgttgcattttttagcagctgataataattgtttacttTCTCTTCGGGGGCCCTCTGGCCTCTtgaagacgcagaaatctgaaagaaaggatttctgtaaagaaatgtctgcgacacactCCTTTTTAAATAATGAGCCACAATGCACTGCTGGTTTGGTTCAGGCAACAGCTTGAATCTGTTCAGAACCTTGCAGCAGGTGCAGGTGGATGCTTGAATATAAAAAGAACCAGAGATGAGTGTTAAATGGATCAGAAATCCTGTCTCCCAGTAATTAGATTTCTGCAGAAGGAATTAATCTGGAGCCTGGTGTGCTGATGTTTTATTAACTGCAAGTGATTTTGATGCTGACAATAGTCTCTAAATTGTTCCAGATGATGGTAAAtctcagctgcctctggctGGTTCTACAGAGTATGACACAACTGGGTCTGGAGTGCAGGATCCTGCCTCAGGTGGACCACGTGGGCCTGGATCTCATGATCAGATTCCCCCAAATAAACCACCCTGGTTTGACCAACCTCACCCTGTTGCGCCGTGGGGTCAACAACAGGTAAGAAACAGTTCTAAAAACCCATGTGGAGGTTTAGAATGACTGTCTTGGTTGTGGAGGTTGGGAATGACCACCTTGGTTGTGGAAGTGCAGTGAAAAGCTAGAGAGTTAGAAGCTGTGAAAGTTATAAATCCAGATTTCAATGCTAAGTTTTGTTATTCTGAGTGCAGTTAAAGGCAAAATGTTAATCCTATTTCAGTTTGTTTACCACCACAACTACGGTGGTATTCCTATGAACAAGAGCTGTTTGGTTCAGTAACAGTTTGgtcttttcccatcttttttcTGAAGTTGCAGTCATTCAGACTCgtatttgaaatgttttttcacCTGTGCATGGGCTGTATTTCTTTAGGAAGGTATATTATTGTGTTCTTCATTCTTGTAACCTTTTGTCATTCTGAGTGCAGTTAAAGGCAAGATGTTAATCCTATTTCAGTTTATTAACCACCATGCTATTCCTATGACAAAGAGCTGTTTGGTTCAGTAACAGTTTGgtcttttcccatcttttttcTGAAGTTGCAGTCATTCAGACTCgtatttgaaatgttttttcacCTGTGCATGGGCTGTATTTCTTTAGGAAGGTATATTATTGTGTTCTTCATTCTTGTAACCTCATGACTTCACCTCCAGGGACCACCTCACTGTCCTCCCTGGAATAACAACCACGAAGGAATGTGGAACGAACAGAGAGATCAAGGCTGGAACAATCAGCGAGAAACACCTTGGAACAACCAGCCTGATCCTTCATGGAACAACCAGTTTGAAGCACCATGGAACAACCAGCATGAACAGCCTCCATGGGGTGGGGGTCAGAGGGAACCTCCATTTCGAATGCAGCGGCCACCTCACTTCAGAGGCCCATTTCCTCCACATCAGCAACATCCCCAATTCAACCAGCCCCCGCATCCGCATAATTTCAACCGCTTTCCACCTCGCTTCATGCAGGATGATTTTCCACCTCGCCATCCCTTTGAAAGGCCTCCTTATCCTCATCGTTTTGATTACCCCCAGGGGGATTTTCCTCAAGGTAAAGTGTGTACCAGGCCAGGTTTTCTTGTGTTGTAATGCTGATTGCCATTACAAAATTATTTAGTGATTTGGGATGACAGTTGTGGATTGCTGTGATTTTCCTTAGTTTGGGAGTTTGGGAAGCTACTGCTAAGAACTCAGTAGGAAACACATGCAGAGTTGGATGCTTCCTTGCTTTTTGAGTCTTCCCTAATGAATAAGAAATTGTAGTCCAAATTCAAGTCAGCATCTCTACAGGCACCTCTTTTGCAACTACTTTGCTTTAAAAGTAGGAAGTTCAAAGGTgagaagcagcattttcttGTAAATTTAACCACCTGCA
The DNA window shown above is from Ammospiza caudacuta isolate bAmmCau1 chromosome 28, bAmmCau1.pri, whole genome shotgun sequence and carries:
- the CHERP gene encoding calcium homeostasis endoplasmic reticulum protein isoform X3, which translates into the protein MRQEQVTSAVALAIEQQMQKVLEETQLDMNEFDNLLQPIIDTCTKDAISAGKNWMFSNAKSPAHCELMAGHLRNRITADGAHFELRLHLIYLINDVLHHCQRKQARDLLAALQKVVVPIYCTSFLAVEEDKQQKIARLLQLWEKNGYFDESIIQQLQSPALGLGQYQANLITEYATVVQPVQVAFQQQIQNLKTQHEEFVNSLTQQQQQQQIQIPPLENEVKSTPPPQAPTAAPASAPPSVPVTQADDGKSQLPLAGSTEYDTTGSGVQDPASGGPRGPGSHDQIPPNKPPWFDQPHPVAPWGQQQGPPHCPPWNNNHEGMWNEQRDQGWNNQRETPWNNQPDPSWNNQFEAPWNNQHEQPPWGGGQREPPFRMQRPPHFRGPFPPHQQHPQFNQPPHPHNFNRFPPRFMQDDFPPRHPFERPPYPHRFDYPQGDFPQEIGPPHHHPGHRLPHPGISEHPPWGGPQHPDFGPPPHGFNGQPPHMRRQGPPHMNHDDPSLVPNVPYFDLPAGLMAPLVKLEDHEYKPLDPKDIRLPPPMPPSERLLAAVEAFYSPPSHDRPRNSEGWEQNGLYEFFRAKMRARRRKGQEKRNSGPSRSRSRSKSRGRSSSRSHSRSSKSSGSYSRSRSRSCSRSRSYSRSQSRSRSRSRSSHSRSRSRSRSRSKSYSPGRRRRSRSRSPTPPSSAGLGSSSGPSIPESRLGEENKGHQMLVKMGWSGSGGLGAKEQGIQDPIKGGDIRDKWDQYKGVGVALDDPYENYRRNKSYSFIARMKARDECK
- the CHERP gene encoding calcium homeostasis endoplasmic reticulum protein isoform X1 — its product is MEMPLPPDDQELRNVIDKLAQFVARNGPEFEKMTMEKQKENPKFSFLFGGDFYGYYKYKLALEQQQLLCKQSQDIEASAQIQPLPQPSLPPAAPIPAPQGTPSVEELIQQSQWNLQQQEQHLLAMRQEQVTSAVALAIEQQMQKVLEETQLDMNEFDNLLQPIIDTCTKDAISAGKNWMFSNAKSPAHCELMAGHLRNRITADGAHFELRLHLIYLINDVLHHCQRKQARDLLAALQKVVVPIYCTSFLAVEEDKQQKIARLLQLWEKNGYFDESIIQQLQSPALGLGQYQANLITEYATVVQPVQVAFQQQIQNLKTQHEEFVNSLTQQQQQQQIQIPPLENEVKSTPPPQAPTAAPASAPPSVPVTQADDGKSQLPLAGSTEYDTTGSGVQDPASGGPRGPGSHDQIPPNKPPWFDQPHPVAPWGQQQGPPHCPPWNNNHEGMWNEQRDQGWNNQRETPWNNQPDPSWNNQFEAPWNNQHEQPPWGGGQREPPFRMQRPPHFRGPFPPHQQHPQFNQPPHPHNFNRFPPRFMQDDFPPRHPFERPPYPHRFDYPQGDFPQEIGPPHHHPGHRLPHPGISEHPPWGGPQHPDFGPPPHGFNGQPPHMRRQGPPHMNHDDPSLVPNVPYFDLPAGLMAPLVKLEDHEYKPLDPKDIRLPPPMPPSERLLAAVEAFYSPPSHDRPRNSEGWEQNGLYEFFRAKMRARRRKGQEKRNSGPSRSRSRSKSRGRSSSRSHSRSSKSSGSYSRSRSRSCSRSRSYSRSQSRSRSRSRSSHSRSRSRSRSRSKSYSPGRRRRSRSRSPTPPSSAGLGSSSGPSIPESRLGEENKGHQMLVKMGWSGSGGLGAKEQGIQDPIKGGDIRDKWDQYKGVGVALDDPYENYRRNKSYSFIARMKARDECK
- the CHERP gene encoding calcium homeostasis endoplasmic reticulum protein isoform X2, with the translated sequence MEMPLPPDDQELRNVIDKLAQFVARNGPEFEKMTMEKQKENPKFSFLFGGDFYGYYKYKLALEQQQLLCKQSQDIEASAQIQPLPQPSLPPAAPIPAPQGTPSVEELIQQSQWNLQQQEQHLLAMRQEQVTSAVALAIEQQMQKVLEETQLDMNEFDNLLQPIIDTCTKDAISAGKNWMFSNAKSPAHCELMAGHLRNRITADGAHFELRLHLIYLINDVLHHCQRKQARDLLAALQKVVVPIYCTSFLAVEEDKQQKIARLLQLWEKNGYFDESIIQQLQSPALGLGQYQANLITEYATVVQPVQVAFQQQIQNLKTQHEEFVNSLTQQQQQQQIQIPPLENEVKSTPPPQAPTAAPASAPPSVPVTQADDGKSQLPLAGSTEYDTTGSGVQDPASGGPRGPGSHDQIPPNKPPWFDQPHPVAPWGQQQGPPHCPPWNNNHEGMWNEQRDQGWNNQRETPWNNQPDPSWNNQFEAPWNNQHEQPPWGGGQREPPFRMQRPPHFRGPFPPHQQHPQFNQPPHPHNFNRFPPRFMQDDFPPRHPFERPPYPHRFDYPQGDFPQEIGPPHHHPGHRLPHPGISEHPPWGGPQHPDFGPPPHGFNGQPPHMRRQGPPHMNHDDPSLVPNVPYFDLPAGLMAPLVKLEDHEYKPLDPKDIRLPPPMPPSERLLAAVEAFYSPPSHDRPRNSEGWEQNGLYEFFRAKMRARRRKGQEKRNSGPSRSRSRSKSRGRSSSRSHSRSSKSSGSYSRSRSRSCSRSRSYSRSQSRSRSRSRSSHSRSRSRSRSRSKSYSPGRRRRSRSRSPTPPSSAGLGSSSGPSIPESRLGEENKGHQMLVKMGWSGSGGLGAKEQGIQDPIKGGDIRDKWDQYKGVGVALDDPYENYRRNKSYSFIARMKARDEC